A genomic region of Nostoc sp. UHCC 0702 contains the following coding sequences:
- a CDS encoding XisH family protein: MPVRDRYHENVKNALIKDGWTITDDPFHLKWGKRDMYVDLGAEKLIAAEKEGQLIAVEIKTFRSVSDMTDLEHALGQYLAYRSVMTRTNPDRVLYLAVRDEVYADIFDEPIAKLLVEDYKVHIVVFRLEQEVIFRWIPWSNTGS, encoded by the coding sequence ATGCCAGTTAGAGACCGCTATCATGAGAACGTCAAGAATGCCCTAATCAAAGATGGGTGGACGATTACTGATGATCCCTTTCATCTGAAGTGGGGGAAAAGGGATATGTACGTTGATCTGGGTGCAGAAAAATTGATTGCTGCTGAAAAGGAAGGACAGCTAATAGCAGTTGAGATTAAAACGTTTCGCAGCGTATCAGATATGACCGATCTGGAACACGCACTGGGACAATACCTTGCATATCGCTCTGTGATGACTAGAACCAATCCCGATCGCGTTCTCTATCTTGCCGTTCGTGATGAAGTATACGCTGATATTTTTGATGAGCCAATTGCTAAACTTTTGGTAGAGGATTACAAAGTCCATATAGTTGTATTTAGGCTAGAGCAAGAGGTTATTTTCAGATGGATACCTTGGAGCAATACAGGCAGTTAA
- a CDS encoding XisI protein, with protein sequence MDTLEQYRQLIRNILIEHTKIPFSVGDIQFETVFDSEQDRYLLMILGREPAYDLSPIVTRRVHGCLIHVDIIDGKIWIQRDGTEEGVATEFVKAGVPKDRIVLGFRSEELRKDSEFAVA encoded by the coding sequence ATGGATACCTTGGAGCAATACAGGCAGTTAATTCGGAATATTCTGATTGAACACACGAAGATTCCCTTCAGCGTTGGCGATATTCAATTTGAGACAGTTTTCGACAGCGAACAAGACCGCTACCTATTAATGATTTTGGGAAGAGAACCAGCCTATGATTTGTCTCCAATTGTGACTCGGCGTGTTCATGGCTGTCTGATTCACGTTGATATTATTGATGGCAAAATTTGGATTCAACGTGATGGTACTGAAGAAGGAGTAGCAACGGAATTTGTCAAAGCAGGTGTACCGAAGGATCGGATTGTGTTGGGATTCCGGTCTGAGGAACTGAGAAAAGATTCAGAATTTGCTGTTGCATAA
- a CDS encoding GNAT family N-acetyltransferase, whose amino-acid sequence MTALFETERLIIRSWIPDRDAEQVFEIYNDPEVTYFLGNGSRNTNVQSTRQRLIDWTDQSKNGTGSWAIVEKDTTKIVGTILLEPLPDQYRLPTEDYEVGWHLRRTSWGKGYATEAGRGMLNYGFNVLNLPVIYAVVKPKHDASIRVTQRLGMKPVGKTKKYYGIELLLFQKDAPRRRAGEQGSRGAGGIGR is encoded by the coding sequence ATGACAGCACTTTTTGAAACTGAACGGTTAATTATTCGTAGTTGGATACCCGATCGCGATGCTGAACAAGTGTTTGAGATTTATAATGACCCTGAAGTTACGTATTTTCTTGGTAATGGATCTCGTAACACGAATGTTCAATCAACGCGTCAGCGGTTAATTGATTGGACAGACCAAAGTAAAAATGGTACTGGTTCTTGGGCAATTGTAGAAAAAGATACTACAAAAATTGTGGGAACAATCCTTCTCGAACCACTTCCTGATCAATATCGCTTACCCACAGAAGATTATGAAGTAGGTTGGCACTTGCGGCGAACTTCTTGGGGTAAAGGCTATGCAACAGAAGCAGGACGAGGTATGCTCAACTACGGATTTAATGTCCTGAATCTGCCAGTAATTTATGCCGTAGTCAAGCCAAAACATGATGCCTCAATTCGTGTCACCCAAAGATTGGGTATGAAGCCAGTGGGAAAGACAAAGAAATATTACGGTATTGAACTGCTGCTGTTTCAAAAAGATGCACCAAGAAGAAGAGCAGGGGAGCAGGGGAGCAGGGGAGCAGGGGGGATAGGGAGATAG
- a CDS encoding phospholipid carrier-dependent glycosyltransferase, with protein sequence MTKKWFQIGLLGIFILSVALRFWGLGRFNTLVFDEVYYAKFGNNYLNHVPFFDGHPPLGKYMIAMGIWLSSHVPFWQDPLKNGLTGSLLSPWNYRWINAFSGSFIPLIIAGIAYQISYRRSFTLLAGLFTACDGIFLVESRYALINIYIVLFGLLGQWFFLLALANQKQRRSVYLVVAGIAFGASISTKWNGLFFLLGIYLIWLIGWIWQSLIKTTAQTTDVIDDLSATPTNHSSITSISYWQSNDQNLSSLQKLTEINIWQIVLFLGIIPLAVYSLLWIPHLQLDTKYGFIQVHKEILAFHERLGGNTAKVHPYCAAWYKWPLITRPMAYYYQTAQSVTDPLPVLGPPLPSGAGKVIYDVHAMGNPFLWWFGIAAIVFLIWMLVSEFVMPWVKQKHFSLPPKLSVDTWIALYLVLNYTTNLVPWMKVTRCAFIYHYMTAVVFAFLAIAWFVDQCLHSYYRELRAVGLTISFLILTAFVFWMPIYLGLPISSFDYKVRMWFSSWI encoded by the coding sequence ATGACTAAAAAATGGTTCCAAATTGGGCTATTGGGTATATTTATCCTCTCAGTTGCTTTACGATTTTGGGGGCTGGGACGATTTAATACTTTAGTATTTGATGAAGTTTACTACGCTAAATTTGGCAATAACTATCTCAACCATGTGCCTTTTTTTGATGGTCATCCGCCACTAGGTAAATATATGATTGCGATGGGAATATGGCTTAGTAGTCATGTTCCTTTTTGGCAAGATCCGCTAAAAAATGGACTGACGGGTTCGCTGTTGTCGCCTTGGAATTATCGTTGGATTAATGCATTTTCGGGTTCATTTATTCCGTTAATTATTGCTGGTATTGCCTATCAGATAAGTTATCGTCGCAGCTTTACTTTGCTTGCTGGGTTGTTTACAGCCTGTGATGGTATATTTCTCGTAGAATCTCGCTATGCTCTGATTAATATCTATATAGTTCTGTTTGGGTTGTTGGGGCAGTGGTTTTTCTTATTGGCATTGGCTAATCAAAAACAAAGACGCAGTGTCTATTTAGTAGTTGCTGGTATTGCTTTTGGTGCGTCAATTTCTACAAAGTGGAACGGTTTATTTTTTCTGTTGGGTATATATCTCATTTGGTTAATAGGTTGGATATGGCAATCTTTAATCAAAACAACAGCGCAGACAACAGATGTAATCGATGATTTATCTGCTACTCCTACAAATCACTCCTCAATTACATCTATTAGCTATTGGCAATCCAATGATCAAAATCTCAGTTCCTTGCAAAAGTTAACTGAAATAAATATTTGGCAAATTGTATTATTTTTAGGAATTATTCCACTTGCAGTTTACAGTTTGCTGTGGATTCCTCACCTGCAATTAGATACAAAATATGGGTTTATACAAGTACATAAGGAAATTTTAGCGTTTCACGAACGTCTTGGTGGTAACACTGCTAAAGTACATCCTTATTGTGCTGCTTGGTACAAATGGCCTTTGATCACTCGACCAATGGCGTATTATTATCAAACTGCTCAAAGCGTCACTGACCCATTACCTGTTTTGGGGCCTCCTTTACCTTCTGGTGCGGGAAAAGTTATTTATGATGTGCATGCGATGGGCAACCCTTTTTTGTGGTGGTTTGGTATCGCTGCCATTGTATTTTTAATATGGATGCTGGTATCAGAATTTGTGATGCCTTGGGTGAAGCAAAAGCATTTTTCTCTACCACCAAAACTTAGTGTTGATACGTGGATTGCTTTATATTTAGTTTTAAATTATACCACTAACTTAGTACCTTGGATGAAGGTGACAAGGTGCGCTTTTATTTACCATTATATGACGGCTGTAGTATTTGCTTTTTTAGCGATCGCTTGGTTTGTCGATCAATGCCTTCACAGTTATTATCGAGAACTTCGAGCAGTGGGTCTGACAATTTCTTTTCTGATTTTGACTGCTTTTGTGTTCTGGATGCCCATTTATTTAGGTTTACCCATATCTTCCTTCGATTATAAGGTGCGGATGTGGTTTAGCTCTTGGATTTAA
- a CDS encoding response regulator, translating into MSVETEEKPKTIFLVEDNKADIRLIQEALKNSVVPHEVVTVRDGVDAMAFLRQEGEYANAPRPDLILLDLNLPRKDGREVLAEIKADPMLKRIPVVVLTTSRNEDDIFYSYDLHVNCYITKSRNLSQLFQIVKGIEDFWLSIVTLPSQ; encoded by the coding sequence GTGAGCGTAGAAACGGAAGAAAAACCCAAAACCATCTTTTTGGTCGAGGACAATAAAGCCGATATCCGCCTCATCCAAGAAGCGTTGAAAAACAGCGTAGTACCGCACGAGGTAGTGACGGTTAGGGATGGCGTGGATGCTATGGCTTTTTTACGCCAAGAGGGCGAGTATGCCAATGCACCCCGCCCTGACCTCATCCTGCTCGATTTGAACTTACCCAGAAAGGACGGTCGAGAGGTATTGGCAGAAATTAAAGCCGACCCTATGCTGAAACGCATCCCCGTAGTAGTACTGACAACCTCCAGAAATGAAGATGACATTTTTTACAGCTACGATTTGCATGTGAACTGCTACATCACTAAATCTCGCAACCTCAGCCAACTCTTCCAAATCGTCAAAGGAATTGAAGATTTCTGGCTTTCTATCGTCACCCTACCATCGCAATAA
- a CDS encoding hybrid sensor histidine kinase/response regulator gives MVASSVKILLIEDNPAEARLLQELLKQAQSKEFSLVHVKRLQAALKELHQDSYDVILLDLTLPDSQGLSSLPQLINHAPSLPIVVLTNLNDEDLAIEAVRQGAQDYLVKRQVNVEVLVRSVNYAIERKQVLETLRTVNQTLQSRVDERTAELVKAKELNQFKSEFVSMLSHDIRNPLNTILLAAGLLQSSDEKLSKEKKHVHIQIIRSAIKNMAQMLDEVSLIGKADSGKLQFELCALDLERLCHLLVEEAQLTVREKQLTVVFTSFGEFSKGLWDESLLRHILGNLLGNAIKYSPPGGKVEFELIGQGNTITFRIQDWGIGISENDQKQLFQPFHRGENVGRIPGTGLGLAIVKKCVEAHGGEILVNSEVGVGTTFTVTLPVIK, from the coding sequence ATGGTTGCAAGCTCAGTAAAAATCTTGTTAATTGAGGATAACCCGGCAGAAGCTAGGCTGTTGCAAGAGTTGCTGAAGCAAGCACAGTCCAAAGAGTTTAGTTTGGTTCATGTGAAGCGATTGCAGGCAGCCCTCAAAGAACTCCATCAAGACAGTTATGATGTAATTCTGTTGGATTTAACTTTACCTGATAGCCAAGGATTATCATCCTTGCCGCAATTGATTAATCATGCTCCCAGCCTGCCAATTGTTGTACTCACAAATCTCAACGACGAAGATCTGGCAATTGAGGCAGTACGTCAGGGAGCGCAAGATTATTTAGTCAAGCGGCAAGTAAATGTAGAAGTGCTGGTTCGCTCTGTAAATTATGCGATCGAACGCAAGCAGGTTTTAGAAACATTACGTACAGTTAATCAAACTTTACAAAGTAGAGTAGATGAACGAACAGCTGAACTGGTGAAAGCCAAAGAACTGAATCAGTTCAAATCTGAATTTGTCTCGATGCTCTCCCATGATATTCGTAATCCCTTGAATACTATTCTCTTAGCTGCTGGATTGTTACAAAGCAGTGACGAAAAATTGAGCAAAGAGAAAAAACACGTTCATATACAAATCATTCGCTCAGCTATCAAAAACATGGCACAAATGTTAGATGAAGTGTCATTAATAGGTAAAGCTGATTCCGGTAAACTTCAGTTTGAACTTTGCGCTCTGGATTTGGAAAGATTGTGTCATCTATTAGTTGAAGAAGCCCAATTAACTGTAAGAGAAAAGCAATTGACTGTAGTGTTCACCAGTTTTGGAGAATTCAGCAAAGGATTATGGGATGAAAGTTTGCTACGCCATATTTTAGGTAATTTACTTGGTAACGCCATTAAGTATTCGCCACCAGGCGGTAAAGTTGAATTTGAACTAATTGGCCAGGGAAATACAATAACTTTCCGAATTCAAGATTGGGGAATTGGCATTTCTGAAAACGACCAAAAGCAACTGTTTCAGCCTTTCCACCGTGGAGAAAATGTTGGTAGAATTCCTGGCACTGGTTTGGGATTAGCAATTGTTAAAAAGTGTGTCGAGGCGCACGGGGGAGAAATTTTGGTCAATAGTGAAGTTGGTGTAGGTACTACGTTTACTGTGACGCTACCTGTGATTAAGTAA
- the trmB gene encoding tRNA (guanosine(46)-N7)-methyltransferase TrmB gives MPKKIRVRQHVNPLGQKYQTPANPVDWEKVYAQFNQPLHLDIGCARGQFLLNMAQIEPKWNFLGLEIREPLVVEANKLRDELGLTNLYYLFSNVNNSLRSLLSSVPPGTLQRVTIQFPDPWFKTRHAKRRVVQPELVEELANYLAVEGKVFLQSDMKFIAVEMCDRFAAHPAFQRFGIEEWLTENPLPVPTERETYTQKKGEPVYRALFKKVENNC, from the coding sequence ATTAGAGTTCGTCAACACGTTAACCCACTTGGTCAAAAGTATCAAACACCAGCCAATCCTGTTGACTGGGAAAAAGTTTATGCACAGTTCAACCAACCGCTACATCTAGATATAGGCTGTGCTAGGGGACAGTTTTTGTTAAATATGGCCCAGATAGAACCCAAGTGGAATTTTCTGGGGTTGGAAATTCGAGAACCCTTGGTAGTAGAGGCGAATAAGTTGCGTGATGAATTGGGTTTAACAAATTTGTACTATTTGTTTTCCAATGTCAATAACTCATTGCGATCGCTGTTATCTTCCGTACCTCCAGGAACCTTACAGCGTGTGACCATTCAATTTCCTGATCCTTGGTTTAAAACCCGTCACGCTAAACGCCGGGTAGTGCAACCAGAATTAGTAGAAGAATTAGCTAATTATCTGGCGGTTGAGGGGAAAGTTTTTCTGCAATCAGATATGAAATTTATCGCTGTAGAAATGTGCGATCGCTTTGCTGCACACCCAGCTTTTCAAAGATTTGGTATAGAAGAATGGCTAACCGAAAATCCCTTACCAGTCCCCACAGAACGGGAAACATATACTCAAAAAAAGGGTGAACCTGTTTATCGGGCTTTATTTAAAAAGGTAGAGAATAATTGTTAA